One region of Chryseobacterium sp. C-71 genomic DNA includes:
- a CDS encoding Tex family protein, producing MNTTEYIKSSLNLSEKSINATLKLLSEDCTIPFISRYRKDATGNLDEVAIESIFKLNKQFEEIVKRKESILKSIEEQDALTSELKTRIEESFDIQELEDLYLPFKKRRKTKADAAKEKGLEPLAKIIMSQKANDLQHLVSKYLNDLVPSEDEALQGARDIMAEWINENMYVRKNLRRLFQRKAIISSKLVKAKKDEEGAQKFSQYFEWEESLNRTPSHRLLAVLRAESEGFVKTNIGIDKDEAIYFIENAIIKSRNVSSEQISLAIKDSYKRLLEPAISNETLHEAKEKADKKAIEIFSENLDQLLLAPPLGEKRILAIDPGYKSGCKVVCLDEKGDLLHNETIYPHAPQNESGMAMKKIRSMVNAYNIQAISIGNGTASRETEFFIKKIAFDKPLQVFVVSEAGASVYSASKIARDEFPSFDVTVRGAVSIGRRLSDPLAELVKIDAKSIGVGQYQHDVDQTQLKNELDSTVMRCVNSVGINLNTASKSLLSYVSGIGEKMAENIVNYRAENGAFEERKQLKKVPRLGEKAYQQAAAFIRITNSKNPLDNSAVHPEAYGIVEKMAKDLGIKTDELIANKEKIALVQPEKYITGDIGILGIKDILKELEKPGLDPRKAAKVFEFDPNVKSIKNLNIGMILPGIVNNITAFGCFVDLGIKESGLVHISQLKDGFVSDVNEVVKLHQHVQVRVTEVDEARKRIQLSMIL from the coding sequence ATGAATACTACTGAATACATTAAAAGCTCCCTCAACTTATCCGAAAAAAGCATTAACGCTACCTTAAAATTACTATCTGAAGACTGCACCATTCCGTTTATTTCTCGTTATCGAAAAGATGCGACAGGTAATTTGGATGAGGTTGCGATTGAAAGTATCTTTAAATTAAATAAACAGTTTGAAGAAATTGTAAAGCGAAAAGAAAGTATTTTAAAATCGATTGAAGAGCAAGATGCTTTAACCTCAGAATTAAAAACCAGAATTGAAGAAAGTTTTGATATACAAGAGCTTGAAGATCTGTATTTACCTTTCAAAAAGCGTAGAAAAACCAAAGCTGATGCTGCTAAAGAAAAAGGTTTAGAACCTTTAGCCAAAATTATTATGAGCCAAAAAGCAAATGATCTGCAGCATTTGGTTTCAAAATATTTAAATGATCTGGTTCCATCTGAAGATGAAGCTTTGCAGGGAGCGAGAGACATCATGGCAGAATGGATCAACGAAAATATGTACGTCCGTAAAAATCTCCGTCGACTTTTTCAGCGTAAAGCAATCATCTCCTCTAAATTGGTAAAAGCCAAGAAAGATGAAGAGGGAGCGCAGAAGTTTTCTCAATATTTTGAGTGGGAAGAAAGTCTCAACAGAACGCCTTCACACAGACTTCTGGCCGTGCTGAGAGCAGAATCAGAAGGTTTTGTAAAAACCAATATCGGAATTGATAAAGATGAAGCAATTTATTTTATAGAAAATGCCATCATCAAATCAAGAAACGTAAGTTCAGAACAGATTTCTTTAGCCATTAAAGATTCGTACAAAAGACTTTTAGAACCCGCAATTTCAAATGAAACTTTACATGAAGCTAAAGAAAAAGCGGACAAAAAAGCGATTGAAATATTTTCTGAAAACTTAGACCAGCTTTTACTCGCTCCACCTTTGGGTGAAAAAAGAATTTTAGCCATCGATCCTGGTTATAAGAGTGGTTGCAAAGTTGTTTGTCTGGATGAAAAAGGAGATTTACTACACAACGAAACGATTTACCCTCACGCTCCGCAAAACGAAAGCGGAATGGCGATGAAGAAAATCCGTTCTATGGTGAATGCTTACAATATTCAGGCGATCTCTATCGGAAACGGAACTGCAAGCCGTGAGACTGAATTTTTCATTAAAAAAATTGCTTTCGATAAACCTTTGCAGGTTTTTGTAGTTTCTGAAGCCGGAGCTTCCGTCTATTCAGCCAGTAAAATTGCGAGAGATGAATTTCCAAGTTTTGATGTGACGGTTCGTGGTGCGGTTTCTATTGGAAGAAGACTTTCTGATCCTTTGGCAGAGTTGGTTAAAATTGACGCAAAATCAATCGGTGTGGGGCAATATCAACACGATGTAGACCAGACTCAGCTTAAAAACGAGCTGGATTCTACCGTGATGAGATGCGTAAATTCAGTTGGAATTAATTTAAATACGGCAAGCAAATCACTATTAAGTTACGTTTCGGGAATTGGTGAAAAAATGGCTGAAAACATTGTGAATTACCGAGCTGAAAACGGAGCTTTTGAAGAAAGAAAACAATTAAAGAAAGTTCCGAGGTTGGGAGAGAAAGCCTATCAGCAGGCTGCAGCATTTATCAGAATCACCAATTCAAAGAATCCTTTAGACAATTCAGCCGTTCACCCTGAAGCATACGGAATTGTTGAAAAAATGGCAAAAGATTTAGGTATAAAAACCGATGAACTTATCGCTAATAAAGAGAAAATTGCTTTGGTTCAACCTGAAAAATATATTACCGGAGACATCGGAATTTTAGGAATAAAAGATATTTTAAAAGAACTTGAAAAACCTGGTTTAGATCCGAGAAAAGCCGCTAAAGTTTTTGAATTTGATCCGAATGTAAAAAGCATTAAAAATTTAAATATCGGAATGATTCTACCGGGAATTGTCAATAATATTACCGCCTTCGGATGTTTTGTTGATCTGGGAATTAAAGAAAGCGGACTGGTTCATATCTCACAATTGAAAGACGGTTTTGTTTCTGATGTGAATGAAGTGGTGAAATTGCATCAGCACGTTCAGGTGAGAGTAACAGAAGTGGATGAGGCGAGGAAGAGGATTCAGTTGAGTATGATTTTGTAA
- a CDS encoding RDD family protein translates to MRISELTERKTTRRATRNFDSEGRRIYNEFEYDLPYKIDFYGSDQKRQVAKFIDMILFFLVLYFIFHLPIIYSFIGSIPLVIIFGSITETLWGTTLGKKIFKIKVIDDYGNYPEISKSLKRNFLCLANFYPKFSEHTTRNVAFGTQTRFRTDLSMHMNNKLCHTYTIKESQLLEIKKLLEQKK, encoded by the coding sequence ATGAGAATTTCAGAACTCACAGAAAGAAAAACGACTCGCAGAGCAACACGAAATTTTGATTCGGAAGGTCGACGTATTTATAATGAATTTGAATATGATTTGCCTTACAAAATAGATTTTTATGGCAGTGACCAAAAAAGACAAGTTGCAAAATTTATTGATATGATACTGTTCTTTTTAGTTTTATATTTTATTTTTCACCTACCTATAATTTATTCCTTCATTGGTTCAATTCCTTTAGTTATAATATTCGGAAGTATCACCGAAACCCTTTGGGGAACAACTTTAGGTAAGAAAATTTTTAAAATAAAAGTAATTGATGATTATGGAAATTATCCGGAAATCTCAAAATCTTTAAAAAGAAATTTTCTTTGTCTGGCAAATTTTTATCCCAAATTCTCAGAACACACCACTAGAAATGTAGCATTTGGAACTCAAACACGTTTTAGAACAGATTTAAGTATGCACATGAACAATAAACTTTGTCATACTTATACCATAAAAGAAAGTCAGTTGTTGGAAATCAAAAAACTGTTAGAACAAAAAAAGTAG